In the Oscarella lobularis chromosome 9, ooOscLobu1.1, whole genome shotgun sequence genome, TCCGTGTAGctagaaatcgacgcgcaaAGCTGAATCGCTACTTCGCGCGTGCACTTGCTACTTCGCGGCCACTACGTCATCCAATTATCGCCCACCCAAAATCGGGGGGAGCGGTGCACAACGAGATCAAAGGCATgtccccagaccctctccccGTAGTGATATTaacggagggggaggggctgGGAACGAGACTAAGCCGCAAGATGGACCTTCGTGCGTCGGTGTGGGATATAAGACTTCACCTAGCCAACTGTGACTTGTATCAAAGAGGTCTTTGAACATGCGCAGTGCCAAATTCTTTGCTGTTTCAGCCGCTGTCCGCAGCGATCACGAGAAACGCCGCCATTAGAAGCTATATTCGTGTAAGAACGATGCCACTTGTTAGAGGAACCCTCAACACTCTTCCCAAGCTATTCCCAGAGCCGCCAAAAAGCGCGTTGTGCTGAAAAGTGGCTCCTCCCTAACTACTTGTAGGCTGCTAAGTTGCTCGTTTTGTGATTAGAAACGTTACGTCGGACAGTAGTAAACGACACTAGCGTCAGTCGCGGTATTGGTTTTAGAAAGAACTACTACCGTCGGCTTTGGGCCAACTGACCGCAACTGACTAGTTTAGAAAAAACTACCACCGTCAGCTTTAATTGGGCCAACTGACCGCACCTGACAGACTATAGTGGTTTCTATACCATGCAGTGTAGGCTACAGTTTATTTTTATGGCGGGTGTCATATGTGGCACTACTCTCACCTGCATTCATTCACGTTGTAGTAGTGTTTTTTTGCCCGAGACCGCGCGGGGTCGCGCgttcattaattaacttCATTTGATTTACGTCTGTAGCCGCTCCCGCTCAGCCTTCTCAGAAGCTATACCCTAACGGTTCCAAGCACTATGCAACGATCTTTCGACAATTTTTCAAACGGAACGAGTTTGAACTTTTCGAATGAATTCTCTTTCGATTCGTCCGCACAACCGGACATGACTCCGGAGCGCGTATTCAATATCAGCGTCGCAGCATTCACAATCCTCCTATGCGGATTTCTCTTCGTACTTCAAATTCTCGCCAAGCAGTACAACAGCTTTTCCTACATGTTGATGCTTAACCTGATAATAACGGAtctcttcggcggcgtcagCATCGTAACGTCGGCTACCTTTATAACTCAAAAGCTCACGTATACGTCGTCGTACAACGCAGGGTGCAAAGTGGCTTGGTTTCTGTATCTGTTTACGACGGGCTGGTCGGGATGGGCCGTGCTCTTTGTGACGTTTGATCGATATTATGCCATTGCGAACAGCTTGAAAAAATATTCGCGAAAAAAGGCAATATTGTGCCTATGCCTAAGTGGCTTAgtcgtcttcgcttttccCCTTTTGATTGTCGCCGGTTGGAGCGAGCTCGAAGCAGGACTAGTCAAACTTCCCTATCAAAAAATTGGAATTTGCCGTTTGCTCggaagaaatggaagaagtAAATATTTGCTGACTTTTAGTGCTACATATTACTCGGTCACTTTCTATCTGCCAAAAGCGCTTACAGTTATATTTCTTATACTACTTCTGGCTATTGCTTGGAAAGTGTCAAAGCGAGCgaacgaaagacgacgactaaATTCCCGACCAAACGTTGAAAACAGTGCAACTCTAAGTTTGCTTCGTTCAAGAGGCTTTAAATTCATTGTTGCAATTGTCATATGCAAGATCGTATGCGTTCTTCCGTTGCAGATCTTTAATCTTGGCTTTCTTGCAGGGGCGTTTGATTTTCACATTCCTGCTTATAGATCGACCAAAATACTGTATTCGGCCAACTTTGTTATTAATACGGTTCTGTACGTGTTTTGGTTGAAGGATACAAACGCTCTGGCACGGCTTAAATGCAAATGTATGGATAATTTTCGAGGCCGAGGTGGAGCAGAAACCACGTCAAACAACAAACAATTGAAAAGGGATGTCAGCGATACGAAAGTCTAACTGACATTTTTCAGTCCTTGTCTCTCCTTGTTCTATTCGTTTATTAGAGAGTCTGTTCTATGTTTATCACGCTATGCATGTGAAGGAATATCTGGCATACACAACGTCATCGGATCGagtaataattaattctctCCTGTCTAATTCTGCGCCTTCCACTACTTCCACCAGTACGTACACGCGGTGCTCTCTCTAATTACGACCCGCGCAGCTGACAATTAGGCAATCTCACAACTACACCACCTGCATGTTTACGCACACGCGGCCGTCGTTCCCACTGACGAGACCCCGTACATGGTTctgcgtcttttttttcggtAAGCTCGTGACTACGAATAAAATGTCGGGGTCTTTGGATACGTCCAGCGACGTCACACAGCATCATTCTACAAACGAAACAAGCGTTCGTTCGAGTGCTTTACTCTACGATTTGTCGCAACCGGTCATGATTTGCAACTATGCTCTCGGACCACTTACAGTTTTAATGTGCGGTTGTCTCTTTGTGAGGCTACTTCGCACGAGGCAGTTCTACTCCGTTTCCAGTTTCCTTATGCTCAGTCTCATTCTAATCGACGTCTTTGGCGGCATAAGCAACATATTGTCGGCAATTTTTATAAATCGAATCATCTCAGATACTTCATTCAACGTGGCTGGATGCAAATCCGCTTGGTTTCTACGCCTGTCGACAACGGGCTGGGCCGAATGGACGGTAGTGTTCGTAACGATCGAGCGCTACGACGCCGTCATCAAcataagaagaaaattttcgacgacgaaagcaaTAGTCTGCATGTGTCTGAGTGGCTTAATTGTCGCCATTTTTCCTCTTCTGATCGTCACCGGGTGGAGCGGGCCTCAAGCCAGAATAGTGCTTCTATTGCCGGAACAAAACATCGGAGTTTGCGTATTGAGGAACGATTGGAATAGCACTGAAGACGTTCTGACGTTCGAAGCCGCTTGCTATGGCGTCACGTTCTGTCTACCGGCACTCCTCACTGTTATAGTTCTCATCCTAATGCTGTCTTTGGTTTGGAAAGTATCGAAGAGGACGTATATCAGGCGAGCGACGTCCAAACGGAATGCGAGAAATCGCGGCAGCGCGAGAGCAACCTCGGCGACCGTTCGATCGCGCGGCTTTCGATTTATTTGTGCAATTATAATTTGCAAAATTATATGCATTCTTCCGCTGGAAATTTATCATCTCGGTCTCGACGCAAAAGCATTCGATTacaacgccgccgcctacGTTTTTTCGAATATGCTAAATTCGGCTAatgtcgccgtcgattcgtttctcTACGTTTTATggctgaaggaaaacgacTCAACGATCGCTGAGATGCACTAATGGTCCGGAATCAGAATCATACGATTTCTCTAAGTTGAGTGAGATCAAGGAGGCCAAGACACAATTTTAGTCTGACTAGCGTTGTAGATAGTTTGAAAAGAGCAGTAGGGGCCTCGCACaatctcctcctccgcgCTTATCTCATCGTTCGAGTGATCCGTTGGTCTTTGAGCCGAGTCCGTGGCCAGTGGGGCCTACCATGCAGCAGCAAACCAAGAGTCGAGCGGAGTCGCTAGTCGAGCGGCGTTGTTGTCTTTAGCGCAGCGTTACCGCGCAGCCGCAGTGACATCATAGATCCCCTCTTACATCTATGGTGACATCACGCCTCTTTCGCCGACGTCCTTTGGAAATTGAGGGCGCTCCTTATTCCCTCCGAAGCGTATTCCCTCCACCTCACTTGGATAGCGCCTGTTCGAGCGCCTAGATGTAGTTCCAGGCAGTTTCGTTTCCGAGGTTCTCTGTCTGCGTGAAATCTTTGCTAGCGTTAGCATTTAGTTTTAGGTTTCCGGCAGCCTTTGGCTTGGATCTTCGTGAACATGCGCAGAACTAAATTCTTTGCTGCTGCAATCAAATCAAAACGAGCAGCGCCGTAAAAAGATCGCCTTTTCGGAGGTAAGATAAATCGTAGTCTTAGAGGACCCTACTGAAGCGCGTTTCGAGGCTAGAGGGTCTACTTCGCTATAGGTAGGCTCTGTTGATCATGCAGCTATTAGTGAGGCTATCATTTTGTCTACCATACTATTTTCGAAATTAGGACTATAGTTTCAGTCTCTCGCTGTGAGCGAACATTGACTGACTGGCCATGGCCAGTGGTTGCCATTGACGACTTGAGAATAACGGAGCTATCTGCATGAAACCGCGAAATCTATATATACAGCGTACGGTCTCAGGCTAATAGAATTAGTACAGTGGAGTAGTGACTTCGTGCGTGTGCCACGATCACAATGACTCATCTCCGACACTGTAGTCCGTCATGCAGCCGGCTAAGTGCAAAGCGCACCGATAGAAGCAGTTGCAATAGGAACGGTGGCCACCCATCCAGCGGTCGTCCTTGTGCGGTGGCAAGTGATTTCAGGTGCACCTGCTTGCGCTTACCTTTACCGAGACCCCCCGGGGGCCCCCTCGCAATTGTTCATTCAGGTTTGCGTCTCACGCCAACTTCGCCTTTCTATATCCCTAACGATCATGCAACAGCAGTCGTTCGATAGGAATTTTActtcaaaacgatttttgccCCTGTATGTAGGAAAGTTGACTGAGTCAGCTTTCTCTGCATGCTGGATGCTCAACCTAATTGTAACGGATTctttcggtgacgtcacgtcggcTATACGTTCGTCTCTCAGATACTCTCGCTCATCCCATCGTACGAAGTAGGGTGCAAATCAGCTCGGTTTCTGAGAATATTAGCGTCCATAGGCGATCATCTTAGTGGCGtagtcgttttcgcttttcctcacttttttttcagtctGTTAGAGTTTGCATAACAGTGCCCTGCGACTCCTCGCTCTACTCGCATGCAGCTGCATGTGATAAGTAGTAGGAGTCGTGTACGTAGTCTCGCGCACGTGGGAGccttttatatatatagctCACTTTTGTTTCTTGTCTCGTATAGTTCAGCTTCTCATTTCAAGACTAAGGCCTCTGGATACTTTCAGCGGACGTCATGCACAATGATTCCTCACATGCTCTTCTGTACAATATGTTGCAATCGGTGCCGGTCTTGTCTCCAGGACGTATTGGCAATCTTTCCATAGGAGCATTCAGCGTTCTAATGTGCGGCTTTCTTTTTGCAAGGCAACTTTACGCGAGACAATTTTCCAACGTTTCCGGTCTTCTCATGCTCAATCTCATCCTAACCGACTTCTTTGGCGGCATCAGCTGCGTattgtcgtcgatcttcataaatcgatttctttcggATACCCCAGCCTACGCAGCTGGATGCAAATCAGCGTGGTTTATTATTCTGTTGGCAACTGGTTGGTCCGAGTGggctgtcgtcttcgtcacgtTCGATCGCTACGATGCCGTCGCCAACAGTCTACGgagaaaattttcaaagaagaaagcaataGTCTGCCTAAGTATAAGCAGCCTAATCGTCTTTGCTTTTCCTCTTCTAGTCATCGCCGAGTGGTGTTCCCTTCAAGCGAGAGTGGTGCGTTTCTCGCCGTTCCTGAAAGGCGGAATTTGCATATTGAACAGCCGAAACGTGAACGGTAGCAGAGACCTTCTAGCTTTTGGGGCTGCTTACTATACGGCCacgttttctcttccaaCACTGCTCACGACTACGTTTCTTATCCTAATGCTGTCGTTTGCTTGGAGACTATCGAAACGGTTGAATAGTAGACTAGGGAGTTCCGAGCAGGATAGTTCGGACGGAGCCAGAGCGACCATGAAGTTGCTTCGATCCCGAGGCTTTCGATTCGTCATCGGAATCATCGTTTGCAAGATCGTAAGCATTTGTCCGCTGCAAATTTATAATCTCGGTCTTCTCGCGGAGACGTTTGAATACAACGTCGCTGCCTACGTCGCGTCGAACATTTTATATTCGGCCAACTTTGCCGTCACTTCGATTCTCTACGTCGTATGGCTGAGGGAAACCGCGCTACCACCGAGGGACAGGGACGGTCTGAGCGTCAGGAATCGTCCAAATCCTCACGTCACGGCGGAACCTAGCAACGAGGTAAGGGAGACACAAACTAGCTGTCTTtgaataataattatttgacAACGCTCTGCCTATGCAGCGAACTCTACTAGAGTGTCTGTGTGTAATAGCACTGTAGACATCATATTCGAAAATATTTGTCACACCCCATTTCTGACGTACACGTGTACGGTCTGAGCATAGATACTACTGTGACTCTGAGCGTCTTGATTCCAAATCCTCATGTTGCAGTGGGACCTAGCAACGAGAGACACAACTAAGCCGCACTCAGCTAATTAGCTAAATAGTAATTATTTGATAACGCTCCGCCGATGCGGCGAACTACGCTGGCGAACTACTAGAACTGTGTCAATATTAGCATTTCTTCGTAAAAAGCACTTCGCACAATTATACTGTACTGTAGCAATGAACACAGCTGGTACATGTGCAGTATGGATTCGAAAATATTTGCCACGCCTCATCTCTCACGCTACACCCTGTTGCTAGACAAGGCGGCGAGACAGCGTACTCGTCGTTTCCAcaacgacgaacgtcgcgcTTCATCATGGAACGGCTCGCCGATCACTTCGTAGTCGTCGGATCTCACGGCAGcgtcgagaaagacgacgattcggccggcgtcgacgatcgtaCGGCGGCGAGAGAAATTTCTAAACTCTCGCGACGTCTGTCTAGGCGATATCGACGTTTCCGTGCTCCAATGCTTTCCTCCGGATTCGGAAAACGAGCCGAATCTACCCGCGGGACTCGAAATGGTGCGATTTAGAAATAGCCGTAAGAAAGGGGGGCCCCTCCATTCTGTTCTCTCCAGTTCTGCCAGCCGTCTGGATGGcgtctgtcgtcgtcgtacaaGCCGCCGACCTTCTTCGCGTCCGTTCTGACGAACATGGAAGGACGACGGACCGTCTTCGCTTCGCtgacgttcgtcgaacgcgtggCGCCTGCGAAGCTGTTTCGACCCAAGGCACTGTGCTTCATCGCGAGCCACGGCTTCGTCGCTCTACTCAAGGTACGTGCGCAcgaaaaatattattatttgacATAAAGGAAGCAATTATTTCATATATCTATTAGTTCACAaatttctattttattatttttcttttagggaTGCCTCTGCCTGCT is a window encoding:
- the LOC136191345 gene encoding phe13-bombesin receptor-like, coding for MSGSLDTSSDVTQHHSTNETSVRSSALLYDLSQPVMICNYALGPLTVLMCGCLFVRLLRTRQFYSVSSFLMLSLILIDVFGGISNILSAIFINRIISDTSFNVAGCKSAWFLRLSTTGWAEWTVVFVTIERYDAVINIRRKFSTTKAIVCMCLSGLIVAIFPLLIVTGWSGPQARIVLLLPEQNIGVCVLRNDWNSTEDVLTFEAACYGVTFCLPALLTVIVLILMLSLVWKVSKRTYIRRATSKRNARNRGSARATSATVRSRGFRFICAIIICKIICILPLEIYHLGLDAKAFDYNAAAYVFSNMLNSANVAVDSFLYVLWLKENDSTIAEMH
- the LOC136191114 gene encoding uncharacterized protein, translating into MQRSFDNFSNGTSLNFSNEFSFDSSAQPDMTPERVFNISVAAFTILLCGFLFVLQILAKQYNSFSYMLMLNLIITDLFGGVSIVTSATFITQKLTYTSSYNAGCKVAWFLYLFTTGWSGWAVLFVTFDRYYAIANSLKKYSRKKAILCLCLSGLVVFAFPLLIVAGWSELEAGLVKLPYQKIGICRLLGRNGRSKYLLTFSATYYSVTFYLPKALTVIFLILLLAIAWKVSKRANERRRLNSRPNVENSATLSLLRSRGFKFIVAIVICKIVCVLPLQIFNLGFLAGAFDFHIPAYRSTKILYSANFVINTVLYVFWLKDTNALARLKCKCMDNFRGRGGAETTSNNKQLKRDVSDTKV
- the LOC136191115 gene encoding uncharacterized protein; amino-acid sequence: MHNDSSHALLYNMLQSVPVLSPGRIGNLSIGAFSVLMCGFLFARQLYARQFSNVSGLLMLNLILTDFFGGISCVLSSIFINRFLSDTPAYAAGCKSAWFIILLATGWSEWAVVFVTFDRYDAVANSLRRKFSKKKAIVCLSISSLIVFAFPLLVIAEWCSLQARVVRFSPFLKGGICILNSRNVNGSRDLLAFGAAYYTATFSLPTLLTTTFLILMLSFAWRLSKRLNSRLGSSEQDSSDGARATMKLLRSRGFRFVIGIIVCKIVSICPLQIYNLGLLAETFEYNVAAYVASNILYSANFAVTSILYVVWLRETALPPRDRDGLSVRNRPNPHVTAEPSNEVRETQTSCL